One genomic window of Diospyros lotus cultivar Yz01 chromosome 8, ASM1463336v1, whole genome shotgun sequence includes the following:
- the LOC127808704 gene encoding uncharacterized protein LOC127808704, whose protein sequence is MATVDVTVEVPPVAPALPENETIHEASKTQEPQPEPEPEEEQVGAPAAPEGVEVAPPEQPVAEPEVEEVAAPPAQHEEAVAAPEEKVAAPEEAEVGAPAAPEGVEVAPSEQPVAVLVVEEVAAPPGPQEEAVAAPEEEVAAPVGAPGAPEEVEAAVPEEPAPKMTEEPNEAAPAPEEPAAEGVVASADKTEE, encoded by the exons ATGGCCACTGTTGACGTTACTGTTGAG GTCCCTCCTGTCGCCCCAGCATTGCCAGAAAACGAAACAATTCATGAAGCGAGCAAGACCCAAGAGCCACAGCCGGAGCCCGAGCCAGAAGAAGAACAAGTGGGTGCACCAGCTGCCCCAGAAGGAGTTGAAGTGGCTCCCCCAGAACAGCCAGTGGCTGAGCCAGAAGTAGAGGAAGTGGCCGCACCACCTGCCCAACATGAGGAAGCTGTGGCTGCACCGGAAGAGAAAGTGGCTGCCCCAGAAGAAGCAGAAGTGGGTGCACCAGCTGCACCAGAAGGAGTTGAAGTGGCTCCCTCAGAACAGCCAGTGGCTGTGCTAGTAGTAGAGGAAGTGGCCGCACCACCTGGCCCACAAGAGGAAGCTGTGGCTGCACCAGAAGAGGAAGTGGCTGCCCCAGTGGGTGCACCGGGTGCCCCAGAAGAAGTTGAAGCGGCTGTCCCAGAGGAGCCAGCGCCAAAAATGACTGAAGAACCAAATGAGGCAGCACCAGCACCCGAAGAACCAGCCGCTGAGGGAGTGGTGGCTTCAGCTGATAAGACTGAGGAATAG